A region of Ictidomys tridecemlineatus isolate mIctTri1 chromosome 4, mIctTri1.hap1, whole genome shotgun sequence DNA encodes the following proteins:
- the Mrpl21 gene encoding large ribosomal subunit protein bL21m, which translates to MAAAAALTGPLGRLALACGRSILTPWRPGAAALGPAARRLGSQSPSPPAGYVPKTSLSSPPWPEVVLPDPVEETRHHTDVVRKVNELIATGQYGRLFAVVHFASHQWKVTSEDLILIHNELDVKCGERIRLEKVLLVGADNFTLVGKPLLGKDLVRVEATVIEKTESWPKVNMKFKKRKNYRRKRIIVTPQTVLRINTIEIAPCLL; encoded by the exons ATGGCGGCGGCCGCGGCGCTCACGGGTCCCCTCGGGCGGCTGGCGTTGGCCTGCGGCCGCAGCATTCTAACACCCTGGCGGCCCGGAGCGG CCGCGCTCGGGCCCGCCGCGCGGAGACTCGGTTCGCAGAGCCCGTCGCCTCCAGCAGG GTATGTTCCTAAAACGTCTCTGAGTTCACCACCATGGCCAGAAGTTGTTCTGCCAGACCCAGTTGAGGAGACCAGACACCACACAG ACGTCGTGAGGAAGGTGAACGAGCTGATCGCCACCGGCCAGTATGGCCGTCTCTTTGCTGTGGTGCACTTTGCTAGCCACCAGTGGAAGGTGACCTCCGAAGACCTGATTTTAATCCATAATGAACTAGATGTCAAGTGTGGGGAGAGGATTCGATTGGAGAAG GTCCTGCTGGTTGGGGCGGACAACTTCACGCTTGTTGGCAAGCCTCTCCTTGG AAAAGACCTCGTTCGAGTGGAAGCCACGGTCATTGAGAAGACAGAATCATGGCCTAAAGTCAACATGAaattcaagaaaaggaaaaactacaggaGGAAGAGAA tCATTGTGACCCCACAGACCGTCCTCCGGATCAACACCATTGAGATCGCTCCATGTTTGCTGTGA